One window of the Eschrichtius robustus isolate mEscRob2 chromosome 13, mEscRob2.pri, whole genome shotgun sequence genome contains the following:
- the CAND1 gene encoding cullin-associated NEDD8-dissociated protein 1 — protein sequence MASASYHISNLLEKMTSSDKDFRFMATNDLMTELQKDSIKLDDDSERKVVKMILKLLEDKNGEVQNLAVKCLGPLVSKVKEYQVETIVDTLCTNMLSDKEQLRDISSIGLKTVIGELPPASSGSALAANVCKKITGRLTSAIAKQEDVSVQLEALDIMADMLSRQGGLLVNFHPSILTCLLPQLTSPRLAVRKRTIIALGHLVMSCGNIVFVDLIEHLLSELSKNDSMSTTRTYIQCIAAISRQAGHRIGEYLEKIIPLVVKFCNVDDDELREYCIQAFESFVRRCPKEVYPHVSTIINICLKYLTYDPNYNYDDEDEDENAMDADGGDDDDQGSDDEYSDDDDMSWKVRRAAAKCLDAVVSTRHEMLPEFYKTVSPALISRFKEREENVKADVFHAYLSLLKQTRPVQSWLCDPDAMEQGETPLTMLQSQVPNIVKALHKQMKEKSVKTRQCCFNMLTELVNVLPGALTQHIPVLVPGIIFSLNDKSSSSNLKIDALSCLYVILCNHSPQVFHPHVQALVPPVVACVGDPFYKITSEALLVTQQLVKVIRPLDQPSSFDATPYIKDLFTCTIKRLKAADIDQEVKERAISCMGQIICNLGDNLGSDLPNTLQIFLERLKNEITRLTTVKALTLIAGSPLKIDLRPVLGEGVPILASFLRKNQRALKLGTLSALDILIKNYSDSLTAAMIDAVLDELPPLISESDMHVSQMAISFLTTLAKVYPSSLSKISGSILNELIGLVRSPLLQGGALSAMLDFFQALVVTGTNNLGYMDLLRMLTGPVYSQSTALTHKQSYYSIAKCVAALTRACPKEGPAVVGQFIQDVKNSRSTDSIRLLALLSLGEVGHHIDLSGQLELKSVILEAFSSPSEEVKSAASYALGSISVGNLPEYLPFVLQEITSQPKRQYLLLHSLKEIISSASVVGLKPYVENIWALLLKHCECAEEGTRNVVAECLGKLTLIDPETLLPRLKGYLISGSSYARSSVVTAVKFTISDHPQPIDPLLKNCIGDFLKTLEDPDLNVRRVALVTFNSAAHNKPSLIRDLLDTVLPHLYNETKVRKELIREVEMGPFKHTVDDGLDIRKAAFECMYTLLDSCLDRLDIFEFLNHVEDGLKDHYDIKMLTFLMLVRLSTLCPSAVLQRLDRLVEPLRATCTTKVKANSVKQEFEKQDELKRSAMRAVAALLTIPEAEKSPLMSEFQSQISSNPELAAIFESIQKDSSSTNLESMDTS from the exons TCTTGGCCCTTTAGTGAGTAAAGTGAAAGAATACCAAGTAGAGACAATTGTAGATACCCTCTGCACTAACATGCTTTCTGATAAAGAGCAACTTCGAGATATTTCGAGTATTGGCCTTAAAACAGTAATTGGAGAACTCCCTCCAGCTTCCAGTG GCTCTGCATTAGCTGCTAATGTATGTAAAAAGATTACTGGGCGTCTTACCAGTGCAATAGCAAAGCAGGAAGATGTCTCTGTTCAGCTAGAAGCCTTGGATATTATGGCTGATATGTTGAGCAG gcaAGGAGGACTTCTTGTTAATTTCCATCCTTCAATTCTGACCTGTCTGCTCCCCCAGTTGACCAGCCCTAGACTTGCAGTGAGGAAAAGAACCATTATTGCTCTTGGCCATCTGGTTATGAGCTGTGGAAATATAGTTTTTGTTGATCTTATTGAACATCTTTTGTCAGAGTTGTCCAAAAATGATTCCATGTCAACAACAAGAACCTACATACAATGTATTGCTGCTATTAGTAGGCAAGCTGGTCATAGAATAG GTGAATACCTTGAGAAGATAATTCCTTTGGTGGTAAAATTTTGTAATGTAGATGACGATGAATTAAGAGAGTACTGCATTCAAGCCTTTGAATCATTTGTGAGAAG ATGTCCCAAGGAAGTATATCCTCATGTTTCTAccattataaatatatgtctTAAGTATCTTACCTACGATCCAAATTATAATTACgatgatgaagatgaagatgaaaatgcCATGGAtgcggatggtggtgatgatgatgaccaAG GGAGTGATGATGAATACAGTGACGATGATGACATGAGTTGGAAAGTGAGACGTGCAGCTGCTAAGTGCTTGGATGCTGTAGTTAGCACAAGGCATGAAATGCTTCCAGAATTCTACAAGACCGTCTCTCCTGCACTGATATCCAGATTTAAAGAGCGTGAAGAGAATGTAAAGGCAGATGTTTTTCATGCATACCTTTCTCTTTTGAAGCAAACTCGTCCTGTGCAAagttggctgtgtgaccctgatgCAATGGAACAGGGAGAAACACCTTTAACAATGCTTCAGAGTCAG GTTCCCAACATTGTTAAAGCTCTgcacaaacagatgaaagaaaaaagtgtgaAGACCCGACAGTGTTGTTTTAACATGTTAACTGAACTGGTAAATGTATTACCTGGGGCCCTAACACAACACATTCCTGTACTTGTACCAG GAATCATTTTCTCACTGAATGATAAATCAAGCTCGTCAAATTTGAAGATTGATGCTTTGTCCTGTCTATATGTAATCCTCTGTAACCACTCTCCTCAAGTCTTCCATCCTCATGTTCAAGCTTTGGTCCCTCCAGTGGTGGCTTGTGTTGGAGATCCATTTTACAAGATTACATCTGAAGCGCTTCTTGTTACTCAACAGCTTGTCAAAGTAATTCGTCCTTTAGATCAGCCTTCCTCGTTTGATGCAACTCCTTACATCAAAGATCTATTTACCTGTACCATTAAGAGGTTAAAAGCAGCTGACATTGATCAGGAAGTCAAGGAAAGGGCTATTTCCTGTATGGGACAAATTATTTGCAACCTTGGAGACAATTTGGGCTCTGACTTGCCTAATACCCTTCAGATTTTCTTGGAGAGGCTGAAGAATGAGATTACGCGGTTAACTACAGTGAAGGCGTTGACACTGATTGCTGGGTCGCCTTTGAAGATAGATTTGAGGCCTGTCCTGGGAGAAGGGGTTCCTATCCTTGCTTCATTTCTCAGGAAAAACCAGAGAGCTTTGAAACTGGGTACCCTTTCTGCTCTAGATATTCTAATTAAAAACTATAGTGATAGCCTGACAGCTGCCATGATTGATGCAGTTCTAGATGAGCTCCCACCTCTTATCAGCGAAAGTGATATGCATGTTTCACAGATGGCTATCAGTTTTCTTACCACACTGGCAAAAGTGTATCCCTCCTCCCTTTCAAAGATAAGTGGATCCATTCTCAATGAACTTATTGGACTTGTTAGATCACCTTTATTGCAAGGGGGAGCTCTTAGCGCCATGCTGGACTTTTTCCAAGCTCTGGTTGTCACTGGAACAAATAATCTAGGATACATGGATTTGTTGCGCATGCTGACCGGTCCAGTTTATTCTCAGAGCACAGCTCTTACTCATAAGCAGTCTTATTATTCCATTGCCAAATGTGTAGCTGCTCTTACTCGAGCATGCCCTAAAGAAGGACCAGCTGTAGTGGGTCAGTTTATTCAAGATGTCAAGAACTCAAGGTCTACAGATTCTATTCGCCTCCTAGCTCTACTTTCTCTTGGAGAAGTTGGGCATCATATTGACTTAAGTGGGCAGCTGGAACTAAAATCTGTCATATTAGAAGCCTTCTCATCGCCTAGTGAAGAAGTCAAATCAGCTGCGTCCTATGCATTAGGCAGCATTAGTGTGGGCAACCTTCCTGAATATCTACCATTTGTCTTACAAGAAATAACCAGTCAACCCAAAAGGCAGTATCTACTGCTTCATTCCTTGAAGGAAATTATTAGCTCTGCATCAGTGGTGGGCCTTAAACCATATGTTGAAAACATCTGGGCCTTATTGCTAAAGCACTGTGAGTGTGCAGAAGAAGGAACCAGAAATGTTGTTGCTGAATGTCTAGGCAAACTCACTCTAATTGATCCAGAAACTCTCCTTCCACGGCTTAAGGGGTACTTAATATCAG gctCATCATATGCCCGAAGCTCAGTGGTTACAGCTGTGAAGTTTACTATTTCTGATCATCCACAGCCTATTGATCCACTATTAAAGAACTGCATAG GTGATTTCCTAAAAACGTTGGAAGACCCAGATTTGAATGTAAGAAGAGTGGCCTTGGTCACATTCAACTCAGCAGCACATAATAAGCCATCATTAATAAGGGATCTTCTAGATACTGTTCTTCCACATCTTTATAATGAAACAAAAGTTAGAAAGGAGCTTATAAGAGAG GTAGAAATGGGTCCATTTAAGCATACAGTTGATGACGGCCTGGATATTAGAAAGGCAGCTTTTGAGTGTATGTACACACTTCTAGACAGTTGTCTGGATAGACTTGATATCTTTGAATTTCTAAATCATGTTGAGGATGGTTTGAAGGACCATTATGATATTAAG ATGCTAACATTTTTAATGTTGGTGAGACTCTCTACCCTTTGTCCAAGTGCAGTACTGCAGAGGTTGGACCGACTTGTTGAGCCATTACGTGCTACATGTACAACTAAG GTAAAAGCAAACTCAGTAAAGCAGGAGTTTGAAAAGCAAGATGAACTAAAGCGATCTGCCATGAGAGCAGTAGCAGCACTGCTGACCATTCCAGAAGCAGAGAAGAGTCCCCTGATGAGTGAATTCCAGTCACAGATCAGCTCTAACCCTGAGCTGGCAGCCATCTTTGAAAGTATCCAAAAAGATTCATCATCCACTAACTTGGAATCAATGGACACTAGTTAG